In the genome of Pediococcus claussenii ATCC BAA-344, one region contains:
- the rbsR gene encoding ribose utilization transcriptional repressor RbsR produces MTKKITIREVAVQAGVSVTTVSQILNNKGKRFSAETRKKVRDAQNQLGYVPDFSAQNMVTKQSKTIGVLVPEIGNPFFSNLIQGIQSELALRGYALLIFDFENQVVIAEKYLAELVRRAADGMIIASDIIDRKNIDHILNANNVPYIMLDQNPLNTGDQVIIDDFEGGRMAAKHFIDKGHQKLAMLLPDEAPQNIEKRWNGFNTYVNEKALSSKRFTAELSKNGGRTMAKDLLKEHITGVFAANDEVAIGLYRGVKEAGMKIPNDISIIGYDDIDLDQYITPSLTTIHQPVFEMGGKAAQFLIERVVDPSSRIKKLTLPINLIPRESVKSLKS; encoded by the coding sequence ATGACGAAAAAGATAACCATTCGTGAAGTTGCTGTTCAGGCTGGCGTTTCAGTAACGACGGTGTCGCAAATACTAAACAATAAAGGCAAAAGGTTTAGCGCGGAAACACGAAAAAAAGTACGAGATGCGCAAAATCAATTAGGGTATGTACCAGACTTTAGCGCCCAAAATATGGTAACAAAGCAATCAAAGACAATCGGCGTATTAGTACCAGAAATTGGGAATCCTTTTTTCAGTAATTTAATTCAGGGAATTCAATCAGAATTGGCATTAAGAGGTTATGCACTGTTAATTTTTGATTTTGAAAATCAAGTTGTAATTGCGGAAAAATATCTTGCTGAGTTAGTTAGAAGAGCTGCTGATGGTATGATAATTGCTTCGGACATCATTGACAGGAAAAACATCGATCATATTTTAAATGCTAATAACGTTCCATACATTATGCTGGACCAAAATCCACTAAATACAGGCGATCAAGTCATAATTGATGATTTTGAAGGCGGCCGAATGGCAGCAAAACATTTTATAGATAAAGGTCATCAAAAGCTCGCTATGCTTTTGCCAGATGAAGCACCACAAAATATTGAGAAACGTTGGAATGGATTCAATACGTACGTAAACGAAAAAGCTCTTTCTAGTAAAAGGTTTACGGCAGAATTAAGTAAAAATGGTGGTCGTACCATGGCTAAGGATTTACTTAAAGAGCATATTACGGGCGTCTTTGCTGCAAATGATGAGGTAGCCATTGGGCTTTACCGAGGTGTGAAAGAAGCAGGAATGAAAATCCCAAATGATATTTCGATTATTGGCTATGATGATATTGATTTAGATCAATATATTACACCGAGTTTAACTACGATTCATCAACCTGTTTTTGAAATGGGAGGAAAAGCAGCACAGTTTTTAATTGAGCGTGTGGTAGATCCCTCTAGTAGAATAAAGAAACTAACATTGCCAATAAATTTAATACCTAGGGAAAGTGTAAAAAGCTTGAAAAGTTGA